A genomic region of Leptolyngbya sp. NIES-2104 contains the following coding sequences:
- a CDS encoding filamentous hemagglutinin N-terminal domain-containing protein, translating to MNRAWLSLGLMGMGLIVSVDLSSAQTVVPDGSLNTIVNTSNNRDFTITNGAAAGSNLFHSFREFSIPTGGSATFDLVNTHNISTIFSRVTGSNVSSIDGLIKTSNSISPVSLFLLNPNGILFGTNARLDIGGSFIGTTATSVKFADGTEFAANSSTAPLLTMSVPIGLQMGQNPSAISVNGTGHTLQLPGTYAPVIRTSPPTSGLQVKPNRTLALVGGNVTLDGGVLSAPQGRLEIISGSSGSVSLIPVAQGWDLNADSLQADRDILLTNRSSIEASGAGNTALQLVGKTIQIRNGSIALMVTQGSQPPGSFQIKASEAFQLSGLDRSGRLGSFVINDVFAGTGADMLIVAPQIRLLDAAMVHARAFGRSQAGNVAIKASSIQLDGQFDTNSTIRTRLAASTLGQSNAGILTISADQLLVLNSAIISSSNLGSGRGGDMIMVANTVKVDGFSPLTQQPALVTVSALGVGNAGKLSINTQELSVTRGGNINTSTLASGNAGSLEITATRSIEVSGGVPSLSGEVEVSRIASAANVVSRETQQNLGLPPIPSGAAGSLTLNTPSLSILNGATVRVSNLGSGNAGTLNINANSIYLNGGSMIEAVTAVGDGGNLSLTAQTLLLRDRASITATAGGAGNGGNITIQSPIVLGLGNSDIVANADRGQGGNIAITTQGIFGLQNRDRLTPASDITASSKFGINGTVQVNNVGVDPNAGLVELSNTLIDQTQQLTAGCSSNQGSSFVMTGRGGIPMNPLDQTAGRHRTWTDLRSLSLSNQPVRAESTLPLVEATAWKRDLNGRVQLIAESPIPSTQTATCAGGDR from the coding sequence ATGAATCGTGCTTGGCTCAGCTTGGGATTGATGGGGATGGGGTTGATAGTCAGTGTCGATCTCAGTTCGGCTCAAACGGTCGTACCAGATGGGTCATTGAATACGATCGTCAACACTTCAAACAATCGTGACTTCACCATCACCAATGGCGCCGCAGCAGGTAGCAACCTGTTTCACAGCTTCCGCGAATTCTCGATTCCAACAGGCGGTTCTGCCACTTTTGATCTGGTTAACACGCATAATATTTCCACGATTTTTAGTCGAGTAACTGGTAGCAATGTTTCTAGCATTGATGGACTAATCAAAACCAGTAACAGCATCAGTCCAGTGAGTTTATTTCTCCTCAATCCCAATGGCATCCTCTTTGGGACAAATGCTCGACTCGACATCGGTGGATCGTTCATTGGCACAACTGCTACCAGTGTCAAGTTTGCCGATGGTACAGAGTTTGCCGCCAATTCGAGTACTGCACCGCTCTTGACGATGAGTGTGCCGATCGGCTTGCAAATGGGACAAAACCCCAGTGCAATCTCAGTCAACGGAACCGGACACACGCTGCAATTGCCAGGTACTTATGCACCCGTGATTAGAACCAGCCCACCCACATCCGGATTGCAGGTCAAGCCGAATCGAACTCTGGCACTCGTCGGAGGCAATGTGACGCTAGATGGCGGCGTTCTGTCAGCCCCGCAGGGAAGGCTAGAGATCATCAGTGGTAGCAGTGGCAGCGTCAGCTTAATACCCGTTGCTCAAGGCTGGGACTTGAATGCAGATTCTCTGCAAGCTGATCGAGATATTTTGCTCACGAATCGATCGTCCATCGAAGCGAGTGGAGCGGGCAACACAGCCCTTCAGCTTGTCGGCAAGACGATTCAGATTCGCAATGGCTCGATCGCGCTCATGGTAACTCAGGGATCTCAACCGCCCGGAAGTTTTCAGATTAAAGCGTCCGAAGCCTTTCAACTCTCTGGACTGGATCGATCTGGCAGGCTTGGCAGCTTTGTGATCAATGATGTCTTTGCTGGAACAGGTGCAGATATGTTGATCGTGGCTCCTCAGATCAGGCTATTAGATGCGGCGATGGTTCATGCGAGAGCCTTTGGCAGAAGTCAAGCAGGGAATGTTGCAATCAAGGCATCTTCGATTCAACTCGATGGACAATTCGACACCAATTCGACAATCCGCACTAGACTTGCTGCTTCAACACTCGGTCAGAGCAATGCAGGAATCCTCACGATTTCAGCGGATCAACTCCTTGTTCTCAATAGTGCAATCATTTCATCTTCTAACCTGGGCAGCGGACGGGGTGGAGATATGATCATGGTTGCCAATACGGTCAAGGTTGATGGCTTTAGTCCGCTCACTCAACAGCCCGCTCTCGTGACTGTCTCGGCTTTAGGAGTAGGGAATGCAGGCAAATTGAGCATCAACACCCAAGAATTAAGCGTGACTCGCGGAGGCAATATCAACACGTCAACGCTAGCGAGCGGTAATGCTGGCAGTTTGGAGATTACTGCGACTCGATCGATCGAAGTGAGTGGGGGTGTGCCGTCCTTGAGCGGCGAGGTCGAGGTGAGTAGAATCGCGTCGGCGGCAAATGTGGTGTCTCGCGAGACTCAACAAAATCTAGGATTGCCGCCAATCCCAAGTGGTGCAGCGGGCAGTCTGACCCTCAACACACCCTCGTTGAGTATCCTAAATGGCGCGACGGTTAGGGTTAGCAACCTGGGGTCAGGAAACGCTGGGACATTGAACATCAACGCGAACTCTATCTACTTGAACGGGGGTAGCATGATCGAAGCGGTGACTGCGGTGGGCGATGGCGGCAATCTCTCCCTAACGGCTCAAACGCTCTTACTGCGCGATCGCGCTTCGATTACGGCAACCGCAGGCGGAGCAGGCAACGGCGGCAACATCACCATTCAGTCTCCGATCGTGCTGGGATTAGGAAACAGTGACATTGTTGCGAATGCGGACAGGGGGCAAGGGGGCAATATCGCCATCACGACTCAAGGTATCTTTGGCTTGCAGAACCGCGATCGCCTCACACCCGCCAGCGACATCACCGCCAGTTCCAAATTTGGCATTAACGGAACTGTTCAAGTCAACAATGTTGGCGTTGACCCCAACGCTGGCTTAGTCGAACTCTCAAACACCCTGATTGATCAAACCCAACAACTTACAGCAGGATGTTCCTCGAATCAAGGCAGCAGTTTTGTGATGACGGGACGCGGGGGCATCCCAATGAATCCGCTTGACCAAACAGCAGGTCGCCATCGCACTTGGACAGATCTGCGTTCTCTCTCTCTAAGCAATCAACCTGTCAGGGCTGAATCAACTTTACCATTAGTGGAAGCCACGGCTTGGAAACGCGATCTCAATGGGAGAGTCCAACTGATTGCAGAAAGCCCTATACCATCGACGCAGACTGCGACTTGTGCAGGAGGTGATCGCTAG
- the mfd gene encoding transcription-repair coupling factor has protein sequence MAFSSITRALSRSPLTAELLSKLKQHSTLHLSGLSRLAKGIVASTLAQNSDRSLLVVTATLEEAGRWSAQMDAMGWNTVHFYPTSESSPYEPFDPEAEMTWGQLQTLADLVKGSEKMAIVATERALQPHLPPPEAFSPYFLTLEKGKEINLGQLSDQLAKLGYERANLVETEGQWSRRGDIIDVFPVAAELPVRLELFGDELDQIREFDPGTQRSLDRVTQVTLTPTSFSPIIQSALDETVLEYLSPEDQERFAEGVSIEGMRRFLGLAFDHPASLLDYLPSNTIVAIDEPEMTQAHSDRWIEHVEEQWQEVKPSLPKIHRSLEASLIEIEKFDRIHVNELAEEKKGLNLVSRPVPAIPHQFARLAETLRGERDRNFAIWLVSAQPSRSVALLQEHDCPAQFVPNQRDYLAIDKLQTQHIPVALKYSGLAELEGFILPTFRLVVVTDKEFFGQQTLATPTYVRKRRRAASKQVDPNKLQPGDFVVHKSHGIGQFIKLESLTINNETREYLVLKYADGLLRVAADQLGALSRFRGVGDAKPELNKMSSKAWEKTKSKVRKAVKKVAVDLLQLYAQRAQQQGFTYPHDMPWQQEMEDSFPYQPTPDQLKAVQDVKLDMESDRPMDRLVCGDVGFGKTEVAIRAIFKAVTAGKQVALLAPTTILTQQHYHTIKERFAPYPIQVGLLNRFRSPEERKDIQRRMITGELDIVVGTHQLLGKGVAFKDLGLLVVDEEQRFGVNQKEKIKSLKTQVDVLTLSATPIPRTLYMALSGVREMSLITTPPPSRRPIKTHLSPYDAEMVRSAIRQELDRGGQIFYVVPRVEGIEEISARIREMIPGVRIAIAHGQMPESELESVMLTFGGGEADVLLCTTIIESGLDIPRVNTILIEDAQKFGLSQLYQLRGRVGRAGIQAHAWLFYPKQYQLSDAARQRLRALQEFTQLGSGYQLAVRDMEIRGVGNLLGAEQSGQMDAIGFDLYMEMLQEAIQEIRGQEIPQVDDTQIDLSLTAFIPADYIPDLDQKMSAYRAVAAAQSKQELVQVAADWNDWYGQIPIAAQQLLRVMELKQTAKKLGFSRIKPEGKQHVTLETPMEEPAWNLLKENLPEHLRSRFVFTPGKVTVRGLGALSADQQLTNLIDWLSRMQGALPEPALV, from the coding sequence ATGGCTTTTTCTTCGATTACTCGCGCACTTAGTCGATCGCCGCTCACCGCAGAATTACTCAGTAAGCTCAAGCAGCATTCGACGTTACATTTATCTGGATTGTCGCGTTTGGCGAAAGGGATTGTCGCTTCGACCCTGGCGCAGAATAGCGATCGCTCTTTATTAGTGGTGACGGCAACGCTGGAAGAGGCGGGACGCTGGAGCGCTCAGATGGATGCGATGGGCTGGAATACCGTGCATTTTTACCCTACTTCGGAATCGTCGCCGTATGAGCCGTTTGATCCCGAAGCTGAAATGACTTGGGGACAGTTGCAAACTTTAGCCGATTTGGTCAAGGGATCGGAGAAAATGGCGATCGTGGCAACCGAACGTGCTCTACAGCCCCATTTACCGCCACCCGAAGCGTTTTCGCCGTATTTTCTAACTCTAGAAAAAGGGAAAGAAATTAATCTGGGACAGTTGAGCGATCAGTTAGCGAAATTGGGATACGAACGGGCGAACTTAGTTGAAACTGAAGGTCAATGGAGCCGACGTGGGGACATTATTGATGTGTTTCCAGTTGCAGCAGAGTTACCGGTTCGATTGGAGCTATTCGGGGATGAGTTAGACCAGATTCGTGAGTTTGATCCGGGAACACAGCGATCGCTCGATCGAGTTACTCAAGTTACACTAACACCGACTAGCTTTAGTCCGATTATTCAATCTGCATTAGATGAAACCGTTCTAGAGTATCTATCACCCGAAGATCAAGAACGATTTGCAGAAGGTGTCTCGATCGAGGGAATGCGTCGATTTTTAGGATTAGCTTTTGATCACCCTGCATCTTTATTAGACTATCTACCAAGCAATACGATCGTTGCGATCGATGAACCTGAAATGACTCAGGCACACAGCGATCGCTGGATTGAACACGTCGAAGAACAATGGCAAGAAGTCAAGCCGAGCTTACCAAAGATTCACCGAAGTTTAGAAGCTTCATTGATCGAGATTGAAAAGTTCGATCGCATTCACGTAAACGAATTAGCCGAAGAGAAAAAAGGCTTAAATCTCGTTTCTCGCCCGGTTCCAGCGATTCCACATCAGTTTGCAAGATTAGCGGAAACACTGCGGGGAGAGCGCGATCGTAACTTTGCAATTTGGCTTGTATCGGCGCAACCTTCGCGATCGGTCGCACTGTTACAAGAGCATGATTGTCCGGCGCAGTTTGTTCCGAATCAGCGGGATTATTTAGCGATCGACAAACTGCAAACTCAGCACATTCCTGTTGCGCTGAAATACTCTGGTTTAGCAGAACTCGAAGGCTTCATCCTGCCAACATTTCGCTTAGTCGTTGTTACTGATAAAGAGTTTTTTGGACAGCAAACTTTAGCCACTCCGACCTATGTTCGCAAACGTCGTAGAGCGGCATCGAAGCAAGTTGATCCAAACAAGCTACAACCCGGTGATTTTGTAGTTCATAAAAGTCATGGAATTGGGCAATTTATCAAGCTCGAAAGCTTAACCATTAACAATGAAACTCGTGAGTATCTTGTCCTAAAGTATGCAGATGGATTGTTACGAGTTGCAGCCGATCAGTTAGGTGCATTATCCCGCTTCCGAGGCGTGGGAGATGCGAAACCTGAACTAAATAAAATGTCGAGCAAGGCTTGGGAAAAGACCAAATCCAAAGTTCGCAAGGCAGTTAAAAAGGTTGCAGTTGACTTACTTCAACTCTATGCACAACGAGCACAGCAACAAGGGTTTACTTATCCGCATGATATGCCTTGGCAACAAGAAATGGAAGATTCTTTCCCGTATCAGCCAACACCGGATCAATTAAAAGCGGTGCAAGATGTGAAGCTCGATATGGAAAGCGATCGACCCATGGATCGCCTCGTTTGCGGTGATGTTGGCTTTGGTAAAACTGAAGTTGCAATTCGAGCTATCTTCAAAGCTGTCACTGCTGGAAAACAAGTTGCTTTACTTGCACCCACTACAATTCTGACTCAACAGCACTATCACACGATCAAAGAACGCTTTGCACCGTATCCGATTCAGGTCGGTTTGCTCAATCGTTTCCGAAGTCCTGAAGAGCGCAAAGACATTCAGCGACGAATGATCACCGGAGAGTTAGATATTGTTGTTGGAACCCATCAACTGTTAGGAAAAGGGGTTGCATTCAAAGATTTAGGGTTGTTAGTGGTTGACGAAGAACAACGATTTGGAGTGAATCAGAAAGAGAAGATCAAATCACTCAAAACTCAAGTTGATGTTCTCACGCTGAGTGCAACTCCGATTCCAAGAACATTGTACATGGCGCTTTCTGGTGTGCGAGAAATGAGCTTGATTACTACACCGCCGCCTTCTCGTCGTCCGATTAAGACCCATCTATCACCGTATGATGCTGAAATGGTGCGATCGGCAATTCGGCAAGAACTCGATCGAGGGGGTCAAATCTTCTACGTCGTGCCGCGTGTTGAAGGGATTGAAGAGATTTCTGCTCGAATTCGTGAAATGATTCCGGGGGTGAGAATTGCGATCGCGCATGGTCAAATGCCCGAATCTGAACTTGAATCGGTGATGCTGACTTTTGGAGGTGGCGAAGCGGATGTGCTGCTCTGTACCACGATCATCGAATCCGGTTTAGATATTCCGAGAGTCAATACCATTCTGATCGAAGATGCTCAGAAGTTCGGACTCTCCCAGCTTTATCAGTTACGGGGTCGAGTCGGACGAGCAGGCATTCAAGCTCATGCTTGGTTGTTCTATCCGAAACAATATCAACTCTCAGATGCAGCAAGACAACGATTAAGAGCATTGCAAGAATTTACCCAGCTTGGATCAGGCTATCAGTTAGCCGTTCGAGATATGGAAATTCGAGGAGTCGGTAACTTGCTTGGTGCAGAACAATCCGGACAAATGGATGCGATCGGCTTTGATCTCTACATGGAAATGCTGCAAGAAGCAATTCAAGAAATTCGAGGTCAAGAGATTCCGCAAGTCGATGATACACAAATCGATCTCAGTCTCACCGCCTTCATTCCAGCCGATTACATTCCCGACTTAGATCAAAAGATGAGTGCGTATCGTGCGGTTGCTGCTGCCCAATCAAAACAAGAATTAGTGCAAGTCGCAGCCGATTGGAATGATTGGTATGGGCAAATCCCGATCGCGGCTCAACAGTTACTTCGTGTGATGGAACTAAAGCAAACTGCGAAAAAACTTGGATTCTCTCGGATTAAACCTGAAGGTAAACAGCATGTGACTTTAGAAACACCAATGGAAGAGCCAGCTTGGAACTTGCTGAAAGAGAACTTACCGGAGCATCTACGATCGCGCTTTGTCTTCACGCCTGGAAAAGTGACGGTTCGCGGCTTAGGTGCGCTTAGTGCTGACCAACAATTAACGAACTTAATTGATTGGTTAAGTCGAATGCAAGGCGCTCTACCAGAGCCTGCACTGGTCTAG
- a CDS encoding IS200/IS605 family accessory protein TnpB-related protein, protein MSSVTYQTKLPEALIPFCERMSSLMSGVERALYQDLEAGTDLAQLKREYQRIYGINARQFNSIYATLKGKIRSRAECHKRQLKQLRSQITDLEKLIKKWKKQLLKIPLACPLQPDAKTPRQSLRWKLHQKPRRLHSLRSKLAQLTQTKPRLIFGGRKLWTAQYNLESNGFVSHEQWLNQWQQHRNSQFYCVGFSDETNGCQICQLSADDTLKIRVAPVLEAEFGQYVQAEGIRFAYGQNDIDWARENHKAISYRFAQKNEQWYVFATVERPAVPHQSHRRNGCLGVDLNPGVIGWSYCDAEGNLKAHGQFRVTLQDKTTQQTKAIVGDVCAQLVGIAQSFGCPIVIERLDFERKKASMREQGVRYARMLSNFAYSLFDAMLFSRCERFGIELIRVNPAYSSLIGLVKFMQLYGLSSDTAAALVLARRALHKSERIPAKSASCLPVERHKHVWSFWNALSKKLKGMRRHSFFTSVAYSESEVSLFDKSARVDRSDGKPLALLN, encoded by the coding sequence ATGAGCAGCGTTACGTACCAGACCAAGCTACCAGAGGCACTTATCCCGTTTTGTGAGCGGATGAGTTCATTGATGTCTGGCGTTGAACGGGCGCTGTATCAAGATTTAGAGGCAGGAACAGATCTCGCACAACTCAAGCGGGAGTATCAGCGCATTTATGGCATTAATGCGCGTCAGTTTAACTCGATTTATGCCACGCTCAAAGGGAAGATTCGCAGTCGCGCAGAATGCCACAAGCGACAACTCAAACAACTGCGATCGCAGATTACAGACCTAGAGAAACTGATCAAGAAGTGGAAGAAACAACTGCTCAAAATTCCGTTGGCTTGTCCATTACAACCGGACGCAAAGACACCGCGCCAATCTTTAAGGTGGAAGCTGCATCAGAAACCGCGTCGTCTCCACAGTCTGCGCTCCAAATTAGCGCAACTGACTCAAACGAAACCGCGTCTGATTTTTGGCGGACGCAAGCTGTGGACTGCTCAGTACAACCTAGAGAGCAATGGCTTTGTCTCGCATGAACAATGGTTAAACCAGTGGCAACAACACCGTAACTCACAGTTTTACTGTGTCGGTTTTTCTGACGAAACGAATGGCTGCCAAATCTGCCAACTCAGCGCGGATGACACGTTGAAGATTCGTGTTGCGCCTGTCCTTGAAGCTGAGTTTGGGCAGTATGTTCAAGCCGAGGGGATTCGCTTTGCTTACGGGCAGAATGACATTGATTGGGCGCGGGAAAACCACAAAGCGATTAGCTACAGATTTGCACAAAAGAATGAGCAGTGGTATGTCTTTGCGACAGTCGAGCGTCCTGCCGTCCCGCATCAATCGCATCGCCGGAATGGGTGTTTGGGCGTGGACTTGAATCCCGGTGTCATCGGCTGGTCGTACTGTGATGCTGAAGGCAATCTCAAAGCACATGGGCAGTTTCGAGTCACACTGCAAGATAAAACGACGCAGCAAACTAAAGCGATCGTGGGTGATGTCTGCGCTCAACTCGTTGGGATTGCCCAATCGTTTGGTTGCCCGATTGTGATTGAGCGCTTAGACTTTGAGCGCAAGAAAGCATCGATGCGCGAACAAGGTGTGCGATATGCGAGAATGCTGTCCAATTTTGCTTACAGCCTGTTTGATGCGATGTTGTTCAGTCGATGTGAGCGTTTCGGCATTGAATTGATTCGCGTCAATCCTGCTTACAGTTCGCTCATTGGATTAGTCAAGTTTATGCAGTTGTACGGACTGAGTTCTGATACGGCTGCGGCATTGGTTCTAGCGCGTAGAGCTTTGCACAAGTCAGAGCGCATTCCAGCCAAGTCCGCCTCCTGTCTGCCAGTGGAGAGACACAAGCACGTTTGGAGTTTCTGGAATGCGCTCTCGAAAAAGCTGAAGGGGATGCGTCGCCACAGCTTTTTCACCAGTGTCGCTTACAGCGAGTCGGAGGTCAGCCTATTCGATAAGTCTGCGCGAGTGGACAGGTCGGATGGGAAGCCATTGGCACTTCTGAACTGA
- a CDS encoding hemolysin family protein, which produces MNSLTSDLLTILFLTLANGLFVMSELAIVSARKVRLLQAANQGDTKARAALRLAEQPNNFLAIVQVGITLIGIASGAFGEQALTRRLEPFFRSFPVLEPYSQPLAFGIAILTLTYLTLIVGELVPKRLALNSPEAIAGWAAVPMSLMAKAAAPIVYLLSASTNLAVRLLGIRPSDEPPVTEEEIRVMIEQGTEAGMFEQAEEDIMKRVFRLGDRRISSLMTPRLEITWIDLEDSIDEIQRQMMDSSHARFPVCQGGLDHLLGVVQTYDLLVTLMSGQPLDFTTSLQTPVFVPESTRALKVLELFKQTGTQIAFVVDEYGVIQGLVTLTDVLQAIVGDIPTVEELAEPQAVQRDDGSWLLDGMLPIYQFKEILHIEDQELPGEQRGSYQTLGGFVVMYLGRIPTAADAFEWEALRFEVMDMDGNRVDKVLVGAANSRETSE; this is translated from the coding sequence ATGAATTCGCTTACCTCAGACCTGCTGACTATCCTGTTTCTGACATTAGCAAACGGGCTATTTGTCATGTCCGAACTCGCGATCGTGTCCGCTCGCAAAGTCCGCCTCCTACAAGCCGCGAATCAAGGCGACACCAAAGCAAGAGCGGCACTCCGACTAGCGGAACAACCGAATAACTTTTTAGCGATCGTTCAAGTCGGAATTACGCTGATCGGTATTGCATCCGGTGCATTCGGGGAACAAGCGCTAACCCGCCGACTTGAGCCGTTTTTCCGCTCTTTCCCCGTTCTCGAACCGTATAGTCAGCCGCTTGCTTTTGGCATTGCAATTCTGACGTTGACCTATCTCACGCTGATTGTCGGTGAACTGGTTCCGAAACGGTTGGCACTCAATTCACCCGAAGCGATCGCGGGTTGGGCAGCGGTTCCGATGAGTTTGATGGCGAAAGCGGCAGCCCCGATCGTCTATTTACTCAGTGCATCTACCAATCTCGCCGTTCGACTCTTGGGCATTCGTCCATCGGATGAACCGCCTGTGACTGAAGAAGAAATCCGCGTGATGATCGAGCAAGGCACAGAGGCGGGAATGTTCGAGCAGGCGGAAGAAGACATCATGAAACGAGTGTTTCGCTTAGGCGATCGACGAATTAGCTCTCTGATGACTCCCCGATTAGAGATTACCTGGATTGATTTAGAAGACTCGATCGACGAAATCCAGCGTCAGATGATGGATAGTTCGCATGCTCGATTCCCAGTTTGTCAAGGTGGATTAGATCATCTATTAGGGGTCGTCCAAACCTATGATCTTTTAGTCACCCTGATGTCTGGTCAACCACTGGACTTTACCACTTCGCTTCAGACTCCGGTGTTTGTGCCTGAAAGTACTCGTGCCTTAAAAGTTTTAGAACTGTTCAAACAAACGGGAACACAGATTGCATTTGTAGTTGATGAGTATGGTGTGATTCAGGGATTGGTCACATTGACCGATGTGTTGCAAGCGATCGTGGGCGACATTCCAACTGTCGAAGAACTTGCAGAACCGCAAGCAGTCCAGCGTGATGATGGCTCCTGGCTGCTCGATGGAATGTTGCCAATCTATCAATTCAAAGAGATCTTGCATATTGAAGATCAAGAACTGCCCGGAGAACAACGCGGGAGCTATCAAACTTTAGGCGGATTTGTCGTCATGTATCTCGGTCGAATTCCCACTGCTGCGGATGCGTTTGAGTGGGAAGCGTTGCGGTTTGAGGTGATGGATATGGATGGCAACCGAGTGGATAAAGTTTTAGTTGGGGCGGCAAATTCTAGAGAAACATCGGAATGA
- a CDS encoding cupin domain-containing protein, with translation MNIFELPEEMLDRELFEPLIQTDQILIERIISTGQTTPEGEWYDQPRDEWVLLLQGEAQLMYEDGTSIDLKTGDYVLIPAHQKHRVSYTSSNPDCIWLAIHAALR, from the coding sequence ATGAATATTTTTGAATTACCGGAAGAAATGCTCGATCGAGAACTGTTTGAACCCTTGATTCAGACGGATCAAATTCTAATTGAGCGCATTATTTCAACTGGACAAACGACACCAGAGGGAGAATGGTACGATCAGCCGCGTGATGAATGGGTGTTGCTGTTGCAAGGGGAAGCGCAGTTAATGTACGAGGATGGAACGTCGATCGACCTTAAAACTGGTGATTATGTGTTGATTCCTGCACATCAGAAACATCGTGTGAGCTATACCAGTTCTAATCCTGATTGTATTTGGTTAGCAATCCATGCTGCACTGAGGTAA
- a CDS encoding Uma2 family endonuclease, which yields MHLTAKELEALMPDATQLNSDEPEMETSLHYAQLALLVNCLEWWWRDREDFFIGANLTIYFSRQQLKNRDFRGPDFFLVKNTQKYPRRSWVVWEEDGRYPDVIIELLSDETKNTDKGLKKDLYQNRFRTAEYFWFSPSDLEFAGFRLAGEQYQAIEPNANGQLWSESLELFLGVHNNQLRYFQPNGEIVPTPAEAALSAQQIAERLAEQLRSLGIDPEL from the coding sequence ATGCACTTGACGGCAAAAGAACTTGAAGCTTTAATGCCCGATGCGACACAACTCAATAGCGATGAGCCAGAAATGGAAACTTCTTTACACTATGCTCAACTCGCGTTATTGGTGAATTGCTTAGAGTGGTGGTGGCGCGATCGAGAAGATTTTTTCATCGGTGCAAATCTGACGATCTACTTCAGCCGCCAACAATTGAAAAATCGCGATTTCCGAGGACCGGATTTCTTTCTAGTTAAGAACACGCAGAAATATCCGCGTCGATCGTGGGTCGTCTGGGAAGAAGATGGACGTTATCCCGATGTCATTATCGAATTACTTTCCGACGAAACCAAGAACACAGATAAGGGATTGAAGAAAGATCTCTATCAAAATCGATTCCGAACGGCAGAATATTTCTGGTTTTCACCGAGTGATCTTGAGTTTGCTGGATTTCGATTAGCGGGAGAACAGTATCAAGCGATCGAGCCAAACGCAAATGGTCAACTTTGGAGCGAATCGTTAGAGTTATTTTTGGGCGTTCACAACAATCAATTGAGATACTTTCAACCAAACGGTGAGATTGTCCCAACTCCCGCTGAGGCTGCGCTTTCAGCCCAACAAATAGCTGAACGACTCGCTGAACAATTACGATCGCTTGGTATTGATCCAGAACTTTAG
- a CDS encoding caspase family protein, whose amino-acid sequence MMQRFIPVVLASIASFTLTDSQAISQNKPTCQRTTQNFLVFGGGGAPSYNEIALEKNMLYFQRSLKELGYSTSDAPIYFANGNTGEKTVRYLDEKGDQQFKAHTVPNVQGASSIANLQTWMAQAAKEKTATPLFFYFSGHGGHNRVNEDNSSLLMWRDRELSVQNFTAMLDRLPQNKPFVTMMSQCYSGSFANLIYNGGDPNKGIALQTRCGFFATIKSRPSVGCTPEVNEADYRDYSSSFFAGLTGRDRIGRKVASADYNKDGRISYSEAHAYAKIDKFTTDLPVSTSEAWLQRQVNNPTMREQILGQTIAPLAKIARPEQRFVIESLSRQFKFDLNRSLNGNLRSLNPELVKTAEDEAYLVRLSMELTNVAMERRVRTSKNARSIQTLDRLIRCEAGSWGKS is encoded by the coding sequence ATGATGCAACGATTTATCCCGGTAGTTCTCGCCAGCATCGCCAGTTTTACATTGACGGATTCACAAGCGATTAGCCAAAATAAGCCGACTTGTCAGCGAACTACACAAAATTTTCTCGTGTTTGGGGGCGGTGGTGCGCCTTCATACAATGAGATTGCACTTGAGAAAAATATGCTGTATTTTCAGCGATCGCTAAAAGAACTCGGATACTCCACAAGCGATGCACCGATTTATTTTGCAAACGGCAACACAGGCGAAAAAACGGTTCGATATTTAGACGAAAAAGGCGATCAACAGTTCAAAGCTCACACTGTTCCAAATGTGCAAGGGGCTTCGAGCATTGCGAACTTACAAACTTGGATGGCTCAAGCTGCCAAAGAGAAAACAGCAACTCCATTGTTTTTCTACTTTTCAGGACATGGCGGACACAATCGCGTCAATGAGGATAATTCGAGTTTACTGATGTGGCGCGATCGCGAATTGAGTGTGCAGAACTTTACCGCAATGCTCGATCGACTTCCACAAAACAAGCCCTTTGTCACGATGATGTCTCAATGTTACTCTGGCTCCTTTGCAAACTTGATCTACAACGGGGGTGATCCAAACAAAGGAATCGCGTTGCAAACCCGCTGCGGATTTTTTGCAACGATTAAATCTCGTCCTTCGGTCGGCTGTACTCCAGAAGTGAACGAAGCAGACTATCGCGACTATAGTTCGAGCTTTTTTGCTGGGTTAACCGGACGCGATCGCATTGGTCGCAAAGTTGCTTCAGCAGACTACAACAAAGACGGACGCATTTCGTATTCTGAAGCTCACGCCTACGCCAAGATTGATAAGTTCACCACGGATTTACCTGTTTCAACTTCGGAAGCTTGGCTTCAGCGACAAGTGAACAATCCAACCATGCGAGAGCAAATTTTAGGACAAACAATCGCACCTTTAGCAAAAATTGCCCGCCCTGAACAGCGCTTTGTGATTGAATCTTTGAGCCGCCAGTTTAAGTTTGATTTGAATCGATCGTTGAATGGAAATCTGCGATCGCTCAATCCCGAATTAGTGAAAACGGCTGAAGATGAAGCGTATTTAGTTCGACTGTCGATGGAGTTGACGAATGTAGCAATGGAGCGACGAGTCAGGACTTCTAAAAATGCTCGATCGATTCAAACGCTCGATCGATTGATTCGATGTGAGGCTGGATCGTGGGGTAAGTCTTAG